AGAGGGCGGGGGAAAGCGTAGGCGCCTGCAAAAAGGCAGCAGGCGCCTATGAAACAGTCAATCCGCTGCTCGAGTTTCGGATGAGTGATCGCGGATCAGGCCTTCTTGCGCCACAGAGGCGACGAGCCGTCCGTCCGAGGAGAAAATCATTCCTCGTGTGAGCGTTCGCGCGCCGGCGGCGGTCGGGCTGTCCTGCGTGTAGAGCAGCCATTCATCGGCGCGGAACGGGCGATGGAACCATAAAGCGTGATCGAGGCTCGCGACCTGTAGCCGCTCGTCGAAGATGGAGCGGCCGTGCCGCACCAGCGCCGTGTTGAGCAGCGTCATGTCGGAAAGATAGGCGAGCAGCGCTTGATGAATGGCGATCTCGTCGCCGATGCGTTCGGCGATCTTGAACCAGATGAATTGCCGAGCATCCGCCGCAGCATTGTTCAAAAAAAAGGCGCTCGGATCGACCACGCGTATATCGACCGATGGCGATCCGGCGATGCATTCCGAGGCGGCGAGCGGCAGAAAATCGGCGAAACGCTCGGCCAGCGCGTTTTTCGTCGGCAGAGTCTCGGGCGGCGGCGCCTCGGGCGCGGAAACGGCGTGCTCGAGGCCCCGCTCCTCGATATGGAACGAGGCCTCCATAGAGAAGATCGTCCGTCCTTTCTGCTTCGCCTCGCAGCGCCGCGTCGTGAAGCTCTTGCCGTCGCGCAGCCGGGTGACGAAGAAGTCGATCGGC
The sequence above is a segment of the Methylosinus sp. PW1 genome. Coding sequences within it:
- a CDS encoding acyl-CoA thioesterase II, translating into MDALNPTSELLALLDLEPIGPDAYRGYSRCRNARVYGGQVVGQALVAAQRSVPADRPAHSLHAYFILAGDPRQPIDFFVTRLRDGKSFTTRRCEAKQKGRTIFSMEASFHIEERGLEHAVSAPEAPPPETLPTKNALAERFADFLPLAASECIAGSPSVDIRVVDPSAFFLNNAAADARQFIWFKIAERIGDEIAIHQALLAYLSDMTLLNTALVRHGRSIFDERLQVASLDHALWFHRPFRADEWLLYTQDSPTAAGARTLTRGMIFSSDGRLVASVAQEGLIRDHSSETRAAD